In Alphaproteobacteria bacterium, the genomic stretch GCATTGATGCCCAAAATTGAGGATGCAAAGATATACACTTAGCGGCGACTGTCAAGCCCAATATTTACTTTGTGCATCTAAGTTTTGACTTCACGAAAAAAAAACGCTACACATACCGCCTTATTTGACATTATGGAGAGTTCAATGCAAAAGCGCGTTCGCAAAGTAGTTTTTCCTGTTGGCGGCCTCGGCACCCGATTTTTGCCAGCTACAAAATCACTTCCTAAAGAAATGCTTCCTGTTGTTGACAAACCCATAATTCACTATGCCTTCGAAGAAGCAATGGCAAGCGGCATTGAACAGTTTATTTTTGTTACAGGGCGCAACAAGACCGCTATCGACAACCATTTTGACCATGCTTATGAGCTGCAAAATGTGTTGGTGAACAAAGACAAACGCGCCGCTTTGAAAGAAGTTACCGATTGGCTGCCTGATCCGGGATGTGTGTTTTTCACCCGTCAGCAAGCTTCTAAAGGTCTGGGACACGCCGTATGGTGCGCCCGCCATTTAATTGGGGATGAACCCTTTGCCGTTATTTTGCCCGATGATATGATTTTGGCAACCAACCCTTGTTTAAAACAAATGATGGACGCACATCAGGAAGTTGGCGGCAACATGGTGGCCACCATGGAGGTGCCGCAAAACATGACCAGTAGCTATGGCGTGATTGAACCGCAAAGCGAGAATGGCAACTTGGTGAAAGCGCGAAGCGTGGTAGAAAAGCCCGCGCCGGAAGATGCACCATCGAATATGGCGATTGTTGGGCGCTATGTGTTGCAGCCGGAAATTTTTGATATTTTGGGCAAACAGCATAAAGGCGCGGGCGGCGAGATTCAACTCACCGATGCCATCAACACCATGGCCAAAGACATGCCCACACACGGCTTACGCTTTGAAGGCCGTCGTTATGATTGCGGTAATCGCCTTGGCTTTGTTGAGGCAAACATTGCATTTGCCTTGTCACGCCCCGACATGAAA encodes the following:
- the galU gene encoding UTP--glucose-1-phosphate uridylyltransferase GalU; this encodes MQKRVRKVVFPVGGLGTRFLPATKSLPKEMLPVVDKPIIHYAFEEAMASGIEQFIFVTGRNKTAIDNHFDHAYELQNVLVNKDKRAALKEVTDWLPDPGCVFFTRQQASKGLGHAVWCARHLIGDEPFAVILPDDMILATNPCLKQMMDAHQEVGGNMVATMEVPQNMTSSYGVIEPQSENGNLVKARSVVEKPAPEDAPSNMAIVGRYVLQPEIFDILGKQHKGAGGEIQLTDAINTMAKDMPTHGLRFEGRRYDCGNRLGFVEANIAFALSRPDMKDRVQSMLREYMHVSA